The Deltaproteobacteria bacterium genome segment CCGAACCCCGCAACCGTCTCGGGCAAGGACGAGATGCACGAGATCGCGCTCCGGCACATGCGGCCGATCTCGCGCAAGTACGACGACCAGGAGCACGAGATGCCCTGGGAGTACGTGCGCCCGATGTGGGACCGCGCCACCGGCAAGGCCGGCAAGACCGAGGCCGGCCCCGGCGACGGCATGGTCACCGTGTGCGTGCAGACCGAGGAGCTGTGCTGGGGCGACGCGGGCCTGTACCTGCGCACGCCGAGCCCGCTGCTCGGCGGCTCCGCGGTGGCGGCCGCCGGCACGCCGGCCCAGCGCGAGCGCTTCCTCGCGCCCTTCCGCACCGGCGAGCCCAAGTGGGGCGCGATGGCGATCACCGAGCCGCAGGCCGGCTCCGACGCCGCCGCGATCCAGACCACCGCCGTCTTCGACGAGAAGAGCAACGAATGGGTGCTCAACGGCACCAAGATCTTCTGCACCGCCGGCGACGGCGCGCTCGAGTACGAGGGCGGCATCGTGGTCGTGTGGGCCACGGTCGACAAGTCGGCGGGGCGCGCCGGGATCAAGTCCTTCGTGGTGACGGCGGGGACGCCGGGCGTGAAGGTCGTCGGCTGCGAGAAGAAGCTCGGGATCCGCGCCTCCGACACCGCCACGCTGGTGCTCGAGGACTGCCGGGTGCCGGCCGACAACCTGCTCGGCAAGGCGGAGGTGAAGAAGAAGGGCCCCGGCGAGGGCGACAAGGGCTTCAAGGGCGCGATGGCGACCTTCGACGCGAGCCGGCCGATCGTCGCCGCGATGGCGGTGGGGGTGGGGCGTGCGGCGCTCGACTTCGTGAAGGAGGAGCTCGAGCGCCAGGGCGTCGCGATCCGCTACGACGCGCCGCCGCGCGAGCAGACCGCCATCGAGCGCGACGTGATCGAGATGGAGGCGGAGCTCCAGGCGGCGCGCCTGCTCACCTGGCGCGCGGCCAAGATGCTCGACCGCGGCCAGCGCAACAACCTCGAGGCCTCGATGGCGAAGGCCAAGGCGGGGCTAGTGGTCACGAAGATCACCCAGAAGGCCGTCGAGCTGCTCGGCCCGCAGGGCTACTCGAAGAAGCTCCTGGTCGAGAAGTGGATGCGCGACGCCAAGATCAACGACATCTACGAGGGCACCCAGCAGATCAACCAGCTCATCATCGCCCGCCGCATCCTCGACTACTCGTCGAGCGTCCTCCGCTAGAGGGAAGGAGACCCCGGTGCCGACCGTCAGCGCCGACCTGCTCGAGATCCTGGTCTGCCCCGAGACGAGGCAGCCGGTGGCGCTCGCCGCGCCCGCCGTGCTCGACGCCCTCAACGCGAAGATCCGCAGCGGCACGCTCCGCAACCGCGGCGG includes the following:
- a CDS encoding acyl-CoA dehydrogenase family protein produces the protein MAISFEPNPATVSGKDEMHEIALRHMRPISRKYDDQEHEMPWEYVRPMWDRATGKAGKTEAGPGDGMVTVCVQTEELCWGDAGLYLRTPSPLLGGSAVAAAGTPAQRERFLAPFRTGEPKWGAMAITEPQAGSDAAAIQTTAVFDEKSNEWVLNGTKIFCTAGDGALEYEGGIVVVWATVDKSAGRAGIKSFVVTAGTPGVKVVGCEKKLGIRASDTATLVLEDCRVPADNLLGKAEVKKKGPGEGDKGFKGAMATFDASRPIVAAMAVGVGRAALDFVKEELERQGVAIRYDAPPREQTAIERDVIEMEAELQAARLLTWRAAKMLDRGQRNNLEASMAKAKAGLVVTKITQKAVELLGPQGYSKKLLVEKWMRDAKINDIYEGTQQINQLIIARRILDYSSSVLR